A region of Desulfuromonas thiophila DNA encodes the following proteins:
- a CDS encoding metal ABC transporter ATP-binding protein, translating into MASCIRLHQVSFRYGARPILENIDLELKDREFLGIVGPNGGGKSTLLKLILGLLKPASGQIEVFGTSPRQARHLLGYVPQFATFDSAFPITVRDTVLQGRFGCATSRWRYTAADRAAAEQAMARTDILDLQQRSMLELSGGQRQRVLIARALAGNPRILLLDEPTANIDPHHGESIFSLLHRLHDQLGIVLISHDMGFVTRCVHRVACLNRTLVCHAHSPVDSAELEALYGIRLSQVHHDTQLPGQPPNGDPS; encoded by the coding sequence ATGGCCAGTTGCATCCGACTGCATCAGGTTTCCTTCCGCTATGGCGCCCGGCCGATTCTGGAAAACATCGATCTGGAACTGAAGGACCGGGAATTTCTCGGCATTGTCGGCCCCAACGGCGGTGGCAAAAGCACCCTGCTCAAGCTGATTCTGGGCCTGCTCAAACCCGCCAGCGGCCAGATTGAGGTGTTCGGCACCAGCCCGCGCCAGGCCCGCCATCTGCTGGGCTATGTGCCCCAGTTTGCCACCTTTGACAGCGCCTTCCCCATCACGGTGCGCGACACGGTGCTGCAGGGGCGTTTCGGCTGCGCCACCAGCCGCTGGCGCTATACCGCCGCCGACCGCGCCGCCGCCGAACAGGCCATGGCCCGTACCGACATTCTCGACCTGCAGCAGCGCTCGATGCTGGAGTTGTCCGGCGGCCAGCGTCAGCGGGTGCTGATTGCCCGCGCCCTTGCCGGCAACCCCCGGATATTGCTGCTCGACGAGCCAACCGCCAACATCGATCCGCATCACGGCGAAAGCATCTTCAGCCTGCTGCACCGCCTGCACGACCAGCTCGGCATTGTGCTGATTTCCCATGATATGGGTTTTGTCACCCGCTGCGTTCACCGGGTCGCCTGCCTCAACCGCACCCTGGTCTGTCATGCCCACAGCCCGGTGGACAGCGCCGAGTTGGAGGCGCTCTACGGCATCCGGCTGTCTCAGGTCCACCACGACACCCAGCTGCCGGGGCAGCCGCCCAACGGAGATCCCTCTTGA
- a CDS encoding MlaD family protein, whose protein sequence is MASDRKNLWIGSFVLGGLVLFVSALLLLGSGRLLRQEVGFVLFFDEAVKGLDVGAPVMFQGVRIGSVRDIQVQYDPGDLVVRIPVVIDINPARLRDVTGNGKSASLTPKQLDTALLQLVQRGLRAQLQMQSVVTGKLMVALDFFPDRPPRYLGHNGDLAELPTVRTNLGELADVATSLIDQLRALPVEDLLVNLNRLIGSVEELLNAPATRDSLSRFAQVLAQLQQLLGRADQELPQLSAAYRDLAGRAGASLAALDTTLAQGRQSLQQLDRTLANGEGLLAAESAERAALLQALDEISASAHSLRQLTDYLQRHPEALLQGKALSGDPR, encoded by the coding sequence ATGGCTTCCGATCGCAAGAATCTGTGGATTGGCAGTTTTGTGCTGGGCGGACTGGTGCTGTTCGTCAGTGCCCTGCTGCTGCTCGGTTCCGGCCGGCTGCTGCGTCAGGAGGTCGGCTTTGTGCTGTTCTTCGACGAGGCGGTCAAAGGCCTCGACGTCGGCGCGCCGGTCATGTTTCAGGGGGTGCGCATCGGCTCGGTGCGCGACATTCAGGTACAGTACGATCCAGGCGATCTGGTGGTGCGCATTCCGGTGGTCATCGACATCAACCCCGCCCGCCTGCGCGACGTCACCGGCAACGGCAAAAGCGCCAGCCTGACCCCGAAGCAGCTCGACACCGCTCTGCTCCAGTTGGTGCAACGCGGCCTGCGTGCCCAGCTGCAGATGCAAAGTGTGGTGACCGGCAAACTGATGGTGGCGCTCGATTTCTTTCCCGACCGGCCACCGCGCTATCTGGGCCATAACGGCGATCTGGCCGAACTGCCGACGGTTCGCACCAATCTCGGCGAACTGGCCGACGTGGCCACCAGCCTGATCGATCAGCTGCGCGCCCTGCCGGTGGAGGATCTGCTGGTCAATCTCAACCGCCTGATCGGCTCCGTCGAGGAGCTGCTCAACGCACCAGCCACCCGCGACAGCCTCAGCCGCTTCGCCCAGGTGCTGGCCCAGCTGCAGCAGTTGCTTGGTCGGGCCGACCAGGAACTGCCGCAGCTCAGCGCCGCCTACCGCGACCTGGCCGGCCGGGCCGGCGCCAGCCTGGCCGCCCTTGACACCACCCTGGCCCAGGGGCGCCAGAGCCTGCAGCAGCTCGACCGCACCCTGGCCAACGGTGAGGGTCTGCTGGCGGCGGAATCGGCCGAGCGTGCCGCCCTGCTGCAAGCCCTTGACGAAATCAGCGCCAGCGCCCATTCGCTGCGCCAGCTCACCGACTATCTGCAACGCCACCCTGAAGCCCTGCTGCAGGGCAAGGCCCTCTCCGGAGACCCCCGATGA
- a CDS encoding ABC transporter ATP-binding protein: MQDSPCPIVVQDLTMAYGSNLIQRDLNFSVPRNAIFIIMGGSGCGKSTLLRHLTGLMAPARGRVLLDGTDYWQAPEDHRTAMRRHIGVLFQSGALLSSLTLAQNVALPLREHSDLNRRQIDELVELKLALVGLAGYGNFYPSQISGGMRKRAGLARAMALDPQILFFDEPSAGLDPLSARRLDDLILQLRESLGATIVVVTHELASIFAIGSDSIFLDPHSKTLIAQGPPAWLRDHSDQPLVRAFLTRGAASSPPTGEF, from the coding sequence ATGCAGGACAGCCCTTGTCCCATTGTCGTGCAGGATCTGACCATGGCCTATGGCAGCAATCTGATTCAGCGCGACCTCAACTTCTCGGTGCCGCGTAATGCCATCTTCATCATCATGGGTGGCAGCGGCTGCGGCAAAAGCACGCTGCTGCGCCACCTGACCGGCCTGATGGCGCCGGCCAGGGGACGGGTTCTGCTCGATGGAACCGATTACTGGCAGGCGCCGGAGGATCATCGTACCGCCATGCGCCGCCACATCGGTGTGCTGTTTCAGAGCGGGGCCCTGCTCAGTTCCCTGACCCTGGCCCAGAATGTGGCCTTGCCACTGCGCGAACACAGCGACCTCAATCGGCGTCAGATCGACGAACTGGTCGAGCTGAAACTGGCACTGGTCGGCCTGGCCGGTTACGGCAACTTCTATCCGTCACAGATCAGCGGTGGCATGCGCAAACGCGCCGGACTGGCCCGCGCCATGGCACTGGACCCGCAGATTCTGTTCTTCGACGAACCCTCGGCCGGGCTCGACCCGCTGAGCGCCCGCCGTCTCGACGATCTGATCCTGCAGCTGCGCGAGAGCCTCGGCGCCACCATTGTGGTGGTAACCCACGAACTGGCCAGTATCTTCGCGATTGGCAGTGACAGCATCTTTCTGGATCCGCACAGCAAAACCCTCATCGCCCAGGGACCGCCCGCCTGGCTGCGCGACCACAGCGACCAACCGCTGGTGCGCGCCTTTTTGACCCGCGGCGCAGCCAGCTCGCCGCCGACAGGAGAATTCTGA
- a CDS encoding metal ABC transporter solute-binding protein, Zn/Mn family → MPDLCPLLPTTRRPLLLFLLVLLVSLPSSLLAAPLKLLVSVAPQQYLLQQLVDETAQIRVLIGPGQSPATFDPTPQQMAQIVDSDLLFSIGVPFERIWLPRLRQNAPGLQLIDCLQGLPLRQLAAHHHPGEEDTATHHHQADERDPHVWLDPLLCSQIAVTLCQALQQHDPAQAPLYAERLSRLQQQLLALHEEISAELAGLSSRRFMVFHPAWGYFAARYGLEQVAIEQAGKEPGGAHLARLIQQARAENIGVIFVQQQFSQRAATTLARQIGARVVPLDPLSADLPAMLRATATALKQALEP, encoded by the coding sequence ATGCCTGACTTGTGCCCGTTGCTGCCTACCACCCGCCGCCCGTTGCTGCTGTTTCTGCTGGTGCTGCTGGTGTCTCTGCCCTCCAGTCTGCTGGCCGCACCGCTCAAACTGCTGGTCAGTGTCGCTCCACAGCAATACCTGCTGCAACAATTGGTCGATGAAACCGCCCAGATCCGGGTACTGATCGGGCCGGGCCAGAGTCCGGCCACCTTCGATCCGACACCACAGCAGATGGCCCAGATCGTCGACAGTGATTTACTGTTCAGTATCGGCGTGCCCTTCGAACGTATCTGGTTGCCACGTCTGCGCCAGAACGCCCCCGGCCTGCAGCTGATCGACTGCCTGCAGGGCCTGCCGCTGCGCCAGCTCGCCGCCCATCACCATCCGGGCGAAGAGGATACGGCAACCCATCATCACCAGGCTGACGAACGCGATCCCCACGTCTGGCTCGATCCCCTGCTCTGCTCGCAGATTGCTGTCACCCTGTGCCAGGCTCTGCAACAGCACGATCCGGCTCAGGCGCCCCTTTACGCCGAGCGCCTGAGTCGGCTACAGCAGCAACTGCTGGCTCTGCACGAGGAGATCAGCGCCGAACTGGCCGGGCTGTCGAGCCGCCGTTTCATGGTGTTCCACCCGGCCTGGGGCTACTTCGCCGCGCGCTACGGTCTGGAGCAAGTCGCCATTGAGCAGGCCGGCAAGGAACCGGGCGGCGCACATCTGGCCCGTCTGATCCAGCAGGCCCGGGCAGAAAATATCGGCGTTATCTTCGTCCAGCAACAGTTCAGCCAGCGGGCCGCTACCACCCTGGCCCGGCAGATCGGTGCCCGTGTGGTGCCGCTTGATCCCCTGTCCGCCGACCTGCCCGCCATGCTGCGGGCCACGGCCACCGCGCTCAAACAGGCCCTGGAACCCTGA
- a CDS encoding ABC transporter permease yields the protein MTEARLRLQQQDRHLRLCLSGDWHRDSHLPDLAAVESALQHEDIAGLELDGSALGRWDSLLLLFIRQLQQLADKTQRPLELTALPAGAQQLLELMAAVPPARFPARPRPSLPERVGAQARRQLSGVAASLAFIGAASLAFGRFARGRARFRVEDLRDQLYCSGAQALPIITLVAVLIGLILAFVGAVQLKLFGAEIYVADLVAIGMTREMGAMMAAIIMAGRTGAAFAAQIGTMQVNEEIDALRTLGIDPMEFLVLPRMLALILMLPLLCLYADLLGMAGGLLVAGGLLDLPLNQYLHQTLAALSLNHFLLGLGKSVVFGVIVALAGCLRGLQCGRSAAAVGDAATSAVVSAIVAIIVCDGLFAVLADLFGV from the coding sequence ATGACCGAGGCCAGGTTGCGGCTGCAGCAGCAGGATCGCCATTTGCGGCTGTGCCTGAGCGGTGACTGGCACCGGGACAGCCACCTGCCGGATCTGGCCGCGGTGGAAAGCGCCCTGCAACACGAGGATATCGCCGGGCTGGAACTCGATGGCAGCGCCCTGGGCCGCTGGGACAGCCTGCTTTTGCTGTTCATTCGCCAGTTGCAGCAGCTGGCCGACAAAACACAGCGCCCCCTGGAACTGACCGCCCTGCCGGCCGGCGCGCAACAGCTGCTTGAGCTGATGGCCGCCGTACCGCCAGCCCGCTTCCCTGCCCGCCCCCGCCCCTCCCTGCCGGAACGGGTCGGCGCCCAGGCCCGCCGGCAGCTGAGTGGCGTTGCCGCCAGCCTGGCCTTCATCGGCGCCGCCAGTCTGGCCTTCGGCCGTTTCGCCCGCGGCCGTGCGCGCTTTCGCGTCGAGGATCTGCGCGACCAGCTCTACTGCAGCGGCGCCCAGGCCCTGCCCATCATTACCCTGGTAGCCGTGCTGATCGGCCTGATCCTGGCCTTCGTCGGCGCGGTTCAGCTCAAACTGTTCGGCGCCGAAATCTACGTCGCCGACCTGGTGGCCATCGGCATGACGCGCGAAATGGGTGCCATGATGGCGGCGATCATCATGGCCGGCCGCACCGGCGCCGCCTTCGCTGCCCAGATCGGCACCATGCAGGTCAACGAGGAAATTGACGCCCTGCGTACCCTCGGCATCGATCCGATGGAGTTTCTGGTGCTGCCACGCATGCTGGCGCTGATTTTGATGCTGCCGCTGCTGTGCCTCTACGCCGACCTGCTGGGCATGGCCGGCGGCCTGCTGGTGGCCGGCGGTCTGCTCGACCTGCCGCTCAACCAGTATCTGCACCAGACCCTGGCCGCCCTGAGCCTCAACCATTTCCTGCTCGGCCTGGGCAAGAGCGTCGTCTTCGGCGTCATCGTCGCGCTGGCGGGCTGTCTGCGCGGCCTGCAGTGTGGCCGCAGCGCCGCCGCCGTCGGCGACGCCGCCACCTCGGCCGTGGTCAGCGCCATTGTCGCCATCATCGTCTGCGACGGTCTGTTTGCCGTGCTGGCCGATCTGTTCGGAGTCTAG
- a CDS encoding FKBP-type peptidyl-prolyl cis-trans isomerase, with the protein MRKRIKVGVVLAGLTLAGLTACQQNEDKAAAAPASQPETLQQKISYAVGLDIGTNFRQSGFELDGPMLLLGFEDARQKSDPRLTEEEMNDAIRTFQQQMVAQFEERQKALAQEQTDKSKAFLAEHRQKPGVQETASGLQYLVERDGEGRQPGATDQVKVHYSGRTIDGTEFDSSYQRGEPVTFPLDAVIPGWSEALQLMREGAKWQLVLPAELAYGEEGRGEIIPPNAALIFDVELLEVLGEDADAPASQDSPN; encoded by the coding sequence ATGCGCAAAAGGATCAAGGTCGGTGTGGTACTGGCAGGTCTGACCCTGGCCGGACTGACAGCCTGTCAGCAAAATGAGGACAAGGCGGCCGCCGCGCCGGCGAGCCAGCCGGAAACACTGCAGCAGAAGATCAGTTACGCCGTGGGCCTGGATATTGGCACCAATTTCCGCCAGAGCGGCTTCGAGCTCGATGGTCCGATGTTGCTGCTGGGTTTTGAGGATGCGCGCCAGAAATCCGATCCGCGCCTGACCGAAGAAGAAATGAACGACGCCATTCGGACCTTCCAGCAGCAGATGGTGGCCCAGTTCGAGGAGCGCCAGAAGGCCCTGGCCCAGGAACAGACCGACAAGTCGAAGGCCTTCCTGGCCGAACATCGCCAAAAGCCCGGTGTCCAGGAAACCGCCAGTGGTTTGCAGTATCTGGTTGAGCGCGACGGCGAGGGCCGTCAGCCCGGCGCGACGGATCAGGTGAAGGTGCATTACAGTGGCCGCACCATTGACGGGACCGAGTTCGACAGTTCCTACCAGCGGGGCGAGCCGGTCACCTTTCCTCTGGACGCGGTGATTCCCGGCTGGAGTGAAGCGTTGCAGCTGATGCGTGAAGGCGCCAAATGGCAACTGGTGCTGCCGGCCGAGCTGGCCTATGGCGAAGAAGGTCGCGGCGAGATCATTCCGCCCAATGCCGCCCTGATCTTCGATGTCGAACTGCTCGAAGTGCTGGGAGAGGACGCGGATGCGCCGGCGTCGCAGGACAGCCCGAACTAA
- a CDS encoding HD domain-containing protein: MKRVLPAVESVRPDSDGMAELVALLQQQFAAVAGALVPLCDQVAQLYRHGSGRWQPCRAPYHDLGHAVAVSLLALRLLAGWQQLRCQAASAMAVRGLLAAALLHDSGYLLRHSETGRGGQHTFDHVVRGQRLAAHLLAEQGWEREAITLVRQLIGATEFAGARPEVQLAEPFRVLPDLLTSADLLAQVTAPDYPERLTDLYAEFSEAYLAHGRVTLRQQGYFLFDDLTALQRGSAAFVRQRVLPQLAALGLAEPCLRAFYGRADHPYACQLQTNLQRLDALAGR; this comes from the coding sequence ATGAAGCGGGTACTGCCGGCTGTTGAGAGTGTCCGCCCGGACTCGGACGGGATGGCGGAACTGGTGGCGTTGTTGCAGCAGCAGTTTGCGGCCGTCGCTGGCGCCCTGGTGCCGCTTTGTGATCAGGTCGCGCAGCTGTACCGCCACGGTTCCGGGCGGTGGCAACCCTGCCGGGCGCCCTACCATGATCTTGGTCATGCCGTCGCCGTCAGTCTGCTGGCCCTGCGGCTGTTGGCCGGTTGGCAGCAACTGCGTTGTCAGGCCGCTTCAGCAATGGCCGTTCGAGGTCTGCTGGCGGCTGCTCTGCTGCATGATAGTGGCTATCTGCTGCGTCACAGCGAGACGGGCCGGGGCGGTCAGCACACCTTTGACCATGTGGTGCGCGGCCAGCGCCTGGCGGCGCATCTGCTGGCCGAACAGGGCTGGGAGCGGGAAGCCATCACCCTGGTGCGGCAGCTGATTGGCGCCACCGAGTTCGCCGGCGCCCGGCCCGAGGTGCAACTGGCGGAGCCCTTCCGGGTGCTGCCGGATTTGCTGACCAGTGCCGACCTGCTGGCCCAGGTAACGGCGCCCGACTACCCCGAGCGGCTGACGGACCTTTACGCCGAGTTCAGCGAAGCCTATCTTGCCCACGGCCGTGTGACTCTGCGGCAACAGGGCTATTTCCTGTTCGACGATCTGACGGCGCTGCAGCGCGGTTCCGCCGCCTTTGTGCGGCAGCGTGTTTTGCCACAGCTGGCCGCGCTGGGCCTGGCCGAGCCCTGTCTGCGGGCCTTCTACGGTCGTGCCGACCATCCCTACGCCTGTCAGCTGCAGACCAATCTGCAACGGTTGGATGCCCTGGCCGGCCGCTGA
- a CDS encoding HD family phosphohydrolase, with protein sequence MALLLNSQRHFDDLFRAVIQSVSRILQVDRTSLFVFDEERQQLWTQVAEGVSGVIRLSLQRGLAGRCAREQRPLLVADAQRHPDFDASWDRKHGYRSRNILCYPLFNRQQELKGVLQMINRRGGAFTPEDLELAAVCAAQVGVALENRQLFEELRQGFESFIRALTATIDAKHPLTAGHSHRVTEYALLLGRSLQLDAQTLDTLQYAALLHDVGKIAVPDRVLTKDGRFDTDEQRLMQGHSAWSGRILEQMRLPRHLRQLPFIAASHHERMDGSGYPAGLDATAIPPLARIIAIADVFDALTSRRDYPKYAEDGLTSLGYAPLALERAFTVIAQGRGSHFDAALVDVFLARRPELEALWHQLHASEARDEAGTAGC encoded by the coding sequence ATGGCGCTGTTGCTGAACAGCCAGCGCCATTTCGATGATCTGTTCAGGGCGGTTATCCAATCGGTGTCGCGCATCCTGCAGGTCGATCGCACCAGCCTGTTCGTGTTTGACGAAGAACGCCAGCAGCTCTGGACTCAGGTGGCCGAGGGCGTCTCCGGCGTGATCCGCCTGAGTCTGCAGCGGGGCCTGGCGGGTCGTTGTGCCCGCGAGCAGCGGCCGCTGCTGGTGGCCGACGCCCAGCGCCACCCCGATTTCGACGCCAGCTGGGATCGCAAGCACGGTTATCGCAGTCGCAACATCCTGTGCTATCCGCTGTTCAACCGCCAGCAAGAGCTCAAGGGCGTGCTGCAGATGATCAATCGGCGGGGTGGCGCCTTTACGCCGGAGGATCTTGAACTGGCAGCGGTCTGTGCCGCCCAGGTCGGCGTGGCGCTGGAAAACCGTCAGCTGTTCGAGGAACTGCGGCAGGGGTTTGAAAGTTTCATCCGCGCCCTCACCGCCACCATCGATGCCAAGCATCCCCTCACCGCGGGTCATTCCCACCGGGTGACCGAATATGCCCTGCTGCTCGGCCGCAGTCTGCAACTGGACGCGCAGACCCTCGATACACTGCAGTACGCCGCGTTGCTGCACGATGTCGGTAAGATTGCCGTGCCCGACCGGGTGCTGACCAAGGACGGCCGTTTCGATACCGATGAACAGCGACTGATGCAGGGCCATTCCGCCTGGAGTGGTCGCATTCTTGAGCAGATGCGGCTGCCGCGCCATCTGCGCCAGCTGCCGTTTATTGCTGCCAGCCACCACGAACGGATGGACGGCAGCGGTTATCCGGCCGGGCTGGATGCGACCGCCATTCCGCCGTTGGCCCGGATAATCGCCATAGCTGATGTGTTCGACGCCCTGACCTCAAGGCGCGACTACCCCAAATATGCCGAGGATGGGCTGACCAGCCTGGGGTATGCGCCGCTGGCGCTGGAGCGCGCCTTTACGGTGATTGCGCAGGGGCGTGGCAGCCATTTCGATGCTGCTTTGGTGGATGTTTTTCTGGCCCGGCGGCCAGAGCTGGAGGCCCTGTGGCATCAGTTGCACGCGAGCGAGGCCAGGGATGAAGCGGGTACTGCCGGCTGTTGA
- a CDS encoding metal ABC transporter permease — MSFIEALTHLDFLARALLGGLLASIACGIVGSYVVVRRIGYMAGGIAHTVLGGMGMAYYLGQAPLHGALLCALLAAILISLVNRYASQQEDTLISALWAIGMASGVLFIARTPGYNVDLMSYLFGNVLMISRQDLLFIAALDGLILLFFLLFHRQLLLLCFDAEFAAIRGIRVELLQTLLLCLVALTVVLLIQLVGLILVIALLCLPAASARLFSRSLHGMMLRATLIGALTLVAGLALSFQADLPAGAVIALLCGLVYLLSLVAQRLLGRSTA; from the coding sequence TTGAGCTTTATTGAAGCCCTTACCCATCTCGACTTTCTCGCCCGCGCCCTGCTTGGCGGCCTGCTGGCCAGCATCGCCTGCGGCATTGTCGGCTCCTATGTGGTGGTACGCCGTATCGGCTATATGGCCGGTGGCATCGCCCACACGGTGCTTGGCGGCATGGGCATGGCCTATTACCTCGGTCAGGCACCGCTGCACGGCGCCCTGCTGTGCGCCCTGTTGGCGGCCATTCTCATCAGCCTGGTCAACCGTTACGCCAGCCAGCAGGAGGACACGCTGATCAGCGCCCTGTGGGCCATCGGCATGGCCAGCGGCGTGCTGTTCATCGCCCGCACGCCGGGCTACAACGTCGACCTGATGAGCTACCTGTTCGGTAACGTGCTGATGATTTCGCGCCAGGACCTGCTGTTCATCGCCGCCCTCGATGGTCTGATCCTGCTGTTTTTCCTGTTGTTCCACCGCCAGCTGCTGCTGCTGTGCTTCGATGCCGAATTCGCCGCCATCCGCGGCATCCGGGTCGAGCTGCTGCAGACCCTGCTGCTGTGCCTGGTCGCCCTGACGGTGGTCCTGCTGATCCAGTTGGTCGGCCTGATTCTGGTCATTGCCCTGCTGTGCCTGCCGGCGGCCAGCGCCCGCCTGTTTTCGCGTTCGTTGCACGGCATGATGCTGCGCGCCACGCTGATCGGCGCCCTGACCCTGGTGGCCGGGCTGGCCCTGTCCTTCCAGGCCGACCTGCCGGCCGGTGCCGTCATCGCCCTGCTGTGCGGTCTGGTCTACCTGCTGAGTCTGGTCGCGCAGCGCCTGCTGGGCCGGAGCACAGCATGA
- a CDS encoding PqiC family protein: protein MTFFPVRLLSSLVAVLLCSACIGGTSDEARFYLLSSEQLAGTGATTSAAITQQVELGPIHLAQYLDRPQIVTRTSDNRIALAEFDRWAGRLSDEISRLLVQQLSRHQPGLLVRPAPWRLAAAPDVQLELWINQFEGVPGGAARLQARYLLRRPRRTAQQGQLHYQRQITGPDYPQLVATQAELIADLAADLARLLGKEP from the coding sequence ATGACGTTTTTCCCTGTCCGCCTGCTGAGTTCTTTGGTAGCGGTCCTGCTGTGCAGCGCCTGCATCGGCGGAACCAGTGACGAAGCCCGCTTTTACCTGCTGTCCTCCGAGCAGCTGGCCGGCACCGGCGCCACGACGAGCGCTGCCATTACGCAACAGGTCGAGCTGGGACCGATTCATCTGGCGCAATACCTCGACCGACCGCAAATCGTCACCCGCACGAGCGATAACCGCATCGCGCTGGCCGAATTCGACCGTTGGGCCGGTCGACTGAGCGATGAAATCAGCCGACTGCTGGTGCAACAGCTCAGCCGGCACCAACCCGGCCTGCTGGTACGGCCCGCCCCCTGGCGACTGGCGGCGGCACCAGATGTCCAGCTGGAGCTCTGGATCAACCAGTTCGAAGGGGTGCCGGGAGGCGCAGCCCGGTTGCAGGCACGTTATCTGCTGCGCCGACCCCGGCGAACCGCCCAGCAGGGTCAGCTGCACTACCAGCGCCAGATAACCGGACCGGACTACCCCCAGTTGGTGGCGACCCAGGCGGAGCTGATCGCGGATCTGGCCGCCGATCTGGCCAGGTTGCTGGGCAAGGAACCCTGA